The Polyangium aurulentum genomic interval ACGGACGGCGAGCCGGGCTCTTGCGAGACGAACCTGAGCGCGATCAACGCCCTCGCAGCGGCAGGCGCCAGTGGTGTGCCGAAGATCGCTACCTACGTCATCGGCGTCGGCAGTGAACTCGCGGCCTTGAACGGCATCGCGCAGGCCGGCGGCACGGGGCAGGCGTTCCTCGTGGACAGCAATCAGAACGCCTCCGAGCAGTTCCTCCAGGCGATGAACGAGATTCGCGGCGCGGCCCTCTCCTGCTCGTATCTCATCCCGCAGCCGCCCCCGGGCGAGAAGATCGATTACAACGCGATCAACGTCCAGTACACGCCCGACGGCGGGATGCCGCAGATCATCCCGCAGGTCAAGTCGAAGGCGGAATGCCCGCCGGACGGCCTCGCCTGGTTCTACGACGAGCCCGTCATGCCGAAGCAGATCATCCTCTGCGACGCGACGTGCGGGAAAATCTCGCAGGACGCCAAAGCGAAGCTCGACGTCCTCGTCGGCTGTGCGACGGTCGTGAAGTGAGCCCGATGCGGGCGCGAGCTACTCCACGAGCCTGATCCCCACAGGCAATCCCTCGCCGAAGAACGCCGCCCGGTCCGACTCCTCCACCGGAACGTATTCACGCACCGCGCGGAGCCACTCCTCCCGCGCGCCCGTCGCCGCGAGCCTGCGCTCGACGTCCTTGCGCACGCGCTCGGACACGTCGCGAGCTCGATCCCCGGTCACGCGCGCCATCTCCATCGCCGCTCGCTGCGCCGAGGGCATCTCGTTCCATTTCTCGCGCAAGAGGTGATCGAGCCACCGCTCGGCCACGCTCGGGGACACGACGTGGTGCGCGCTCGCATACGCCGGCACCCGCGCGCCGAGCCTTCCAATGGCCGCCCAGATGCGCGGATCGCGCTCCGTCCACGTCCGCTCGAGCAGCCACGAGCCGAGCTCGCTGCGCCGCCCGGGCGGCACGCGCTCGAGCGAGGAGCCGAGGTCCACGACGTCCGCAATGGGCTCCGCGCGCACCCCCTTCGGCTTTTTCATTCGCTTCTCCGCGGGCGCGAGGAAGGGGTCGATCACCTCGCGGAGCGCGAGCTGGGCCGCCTCGTCGAGCCCGCCCGCGACGCGCCGCCAGGCGATCCAGAAATGCTGCCAGGTCCGCGACTCCTGCGCGAAGGCGATTCGCTCATGGAACAGAGAGAAGAGCCCCGCGGCCCGCTCGGTATCGAGCGGGTGGCCGAACCCCGGGCGAAGGCAATACCCCGCGAGCTGCCAGAAGACGCGCTCGTGATCCGCCGAGCGCCGCCGGCCCTTGTGATGCGCCCAGAGCACGTCGTAAAGGGCGCGATTGAGCTCGGCCGTCCACGCCGCGCGATCGCCGAGGATCCGCTCGAGTTCGCGCACGAGATCCTTCACCGCGCGCGGCGCGACGTCGCTCCGGCCCTTCCCGTACACGCGCTCGATGGCCTCGCGCGCCTCCTCCAGTCGCCGCCCTCGCCCCGCCCCTGCAATGGAGCCGGGCCGCGCTTTTCGGCTCGAAGGCGCCGCTTCCTCGGGCTCCGCCGCGACCGGCTCGCGGAGCTGGAACGCGAGCCGGAAGCGCCGCGGCGATTCGGCGTTCGCCTCCACGCAGGCGAGATCGAGCGTCCCGATCGCGCTCAGCTCGCCCGCGAGCGAAACCAGCACCTCACCGGGCTTGGTCCCAGGATCGAATGCCGTCGCGAGCGGCGGCAATGCGCCGAAGCGCTCGCGGTCCACCGTCACCACGGCGCCTGGCGCGTCATTGGCCTCGTCCGAGGTGAATAGATCGAAGCGCACGGGCCGGCCCACGGTGAGCGAGAAGGTGCGGCCCACGGCCTCGTAGCGCGCTCCCTCGCGCGCGCCGCGCGGCACCACGCAAACCGCCGTCCGCGCCTCGCCCGCGCGAGCCCCGAGCCCCACGTAATACCCGCGCGGCGCCCCGCCCGCGATGCGCACCCCGCGCCCGAGCAGCGACAGCCCGTACGCCACCGCGCCCCGCGCCACGGCGAGATCCGGGTCCGTATGCGGCAGGATGTCCGGAGAAACCCCGCCCCAGCGCGCGATGGCCTCGGCGAGCTTCTCCACGATGCGCTTGGCACGAAAAACCCCGCCGTTCAGGAGCAGCGCGCCCGGCGCCGTCGCACCAGGGGCGTGACGCGCGAAGAAGTGGGCGACGTGCCTGGTGATGGCGACATCGCGCTCGTAGGGCAAGCCGAACGCGACGAGCGCGCTGCCGCCACGCCGAGGCCGATCTTCGCGCCCGGCCGGGGGCAAGAAGCCGTCGAGCACCACGCGCTCGGCCTCCTCGCGCGATAGACGCGTCGTGAGCGCTCCGCCAATCAAGCGCGCGCCCGCGCCGAGCACGGTGACGGGCACCTCGTCCGGCGGATCGTCGCCGAGCAGCCGCTCCTTCGCCGCCCGGCAGGCGAGCACGAGCTGGCCGAATCTGCCGGGCGGAAGGCGATCCGGCGGCGTGACCAGGCGCGCCTCGCAAAGGTGCGCGAGCGCGAGATCCATGTTGTCGCCGCCGAGCAACAGATGCCTGCCCACGGCCACGCGCTCGACCTCGGGCGATGCGCCATTCATGCCCGGACGAACCCGGATCAAGGACAGGTCGGTGGTCCCGCCGCCGACGTCGCAGACGAGCACGAGCGCCTCGCCGCCGCTTCGTCTGCAGAGCGCGTCGAGCTCGCCCTCCGCTGCGCGGCCGAGGTAATCGTAAAACGCCGCCTGGGGCTCCTCGAGCAGGCGCACGGACAAACCCGCGCGCCGCGCAGCCTCCACGGTCAGCTCGCGCGCGTCCTCGTCGAAGGATGCGGGGACCGTGAGAATGACCTCCTGCTCCTCCAGCGGGTGGGCGAGAAAGGCCTCGTTCCACGCGCGCCGCACGTGCGCGAGAATGCGCGCCCCCGCGTCCACGGGCGAGACGCGCGGCAGATCCTCCGCGTCCTCGGGCGCGCCCCAGGGCAAGATGGCCGCGGTCCTGTCGACGGCCGCGTGCGCGAGCCAGCTCTTCGACGAGGCAACGAGCCTCCCCGGCACCTCGCCGCCGCGCCGCCGCGCGTGGGCGCCAATCACCCACGGCGCGTCTCCCAGCGGATCGGGGAGCGCTTCGCCCGCGATCGGCGCATAGAGAAACGACGGGAGCAGATCGAGCGCTTCGACTTCGCTCGCGCTCACGAGCTGCGGAATGGGGAAGATCCGCGGCGGGGACGAGCCCGCGGGGTCGGCCCACGCGACCACGGTGTGCGTCGTGCCGAGATCGATTCCGACGATGCGACGCAAGGGTGGCCTCCTAGCCCTCCAAGACGGTCTCCCCGGCGGGCGAGCGCACGCCGAGCTCGACCTTCCAGCGCTCGTTTTGCTTCAGCGGCGCGATCGGCACCGCCTCGAGCAGGAGCGTGCCCACCTCGGTCACCTGCGCCTTGAGCCGCACAGGCACCACGTCGCCGTCGCGACGGCCCTCGGCCGGAAGCGTCACCTCGATGGGCGCCAGCTCCTCGAGCTCGCCCTCGCGCCACGATTCCAGCTCGGTCCCGGCCTGGTCGTCGCGACGAACCGACGAGCCGAAGAAGCGGAACTGCACGGGCTCGCCGACGACGACGCCGAGCTCTTGCGGAGGCAATGCCGCCTCGGTGCCCTCTTCCATGCCGAAGGGCGCGACGCAGAGCGCGCTGATCGGCGGCTCGACGCCCGGCACGGCGGGAACGGCGCTCTCGATGCCCACGTAGTATGCGCGCGCCGTTCCGCCGCGGATGCGAAGGCCTTTGCCATGACGAACCTTGCCGTAGGCGGCCGCGCCGCGCGCGACGGCGAGATCGAGATCCTCGCTCGGCAAGACGCGCACGGGCGGCGCGCCGTCGGCCTCGAGCCACGCATTGAGCGTGGAGACCACGCGCTCGGACAGGGCCTTGCCCTTCATGACGCCGCCGTTGAAGAGCAGCACCGTGGGGCGCAGGAGCGCGCCTTTGGGGCCGCCCTTTTGCGGAAAACCCGCCACGTGATCGAGCGCGCCCGCGTGCCTGCCGAGGAAGGCCGCGAGGTGGCGCGTGACGGCGGCGTCGGACGCATAGGGCAAACCGAGCTGCGTGAGGCCCGCGCGGGGGCGCGCGACCGGGCGCGCGGAGGCTGCGACGACCGGGAAAAAACCGTCGACGAGCGTTCGCGTGATCTCCTCGCGGGTGAGCTCGGTGCGCAGCGCGCCGCCGAGGAGCTTGGCCCCGCGGCTCGGCACGACGACGGGCATCGACGCGATCGAGGCGTCCGACAAGAGCCGCTCCTTGGCCACGCGTGCGGCGTGCGTGAGCGCGATCATCTGCCAGCGATCGAGCTCCTTGCCCTCGGCGATGAGCTTTTGCCGCGCGACGTGCGCGAGCGCGAGATCCATGTTGTCGCCGCCGAGCAGGATGTGATCGCCCACGGCCACGCGCGTGAGCGCGAGCGCGCCGTCCTGCTCGAGCGCGGCGATCGCCGAAAAGTCCGTGGTCCCGCCGCCCACGTCGACCACGAGGATCACGTCGCCCGGCTGGATGTGCTTTCGCCATTCGTCGCCCGCGGCGTCGATCCACGCGTAGAGCGCGGCCTGCGGCTCCTCGAGCAGGGTGAGATCCTCGAAGCCCGCGAGCCCGGCGGCCTCGACCGTGAGATCGCGCGCCGCCGCGTCGAACGAGGCGGGGACGGTGAGAATGACCTCCTGGTTTCCGAGCGACAGATCGCCGTCCGCGCCGTGCCGCGCGCTCCACGCCTCGGCGAGGTGCTCGAGGTATCGCCACGACGCCTCGACGGGCGAGATCTTCTCGACGTCCTCGGGCGATCCCTGCGGCAAGATCGCGGCCCTGCGATCGACGCCGCCGTGCGATAGCCAGCTCTTGGCGCTCGACACGAGCCGCAGGGGCGCGTCGACGCCGCGGGCGCGGGCATATTCGCCGACGACGAACGTGCGCTCGGCGTCCCAGGGCAGCGGCTGCGCGCCCTCGCTCTCGTGGGCGGCGTAATAGAACGACGGCAAGAGCGTGCGGTCCTCGAGCGTGCCGCGCGCGACGAGCTGGGGGATGGGCATCACCTCGGGGCGGCTGCCCTCCGCTTCGAGCTCGGCGTAGGCGAGGGCCGAGTGGGTGGTGCCGAGATCGATACCGACGACGTAACGCGCGCTCAAAGCTCCACCTCCGCGGGTGCGATGATCTCCGGATCGTGCCCTTTCGTGGGCGTGGGCAGGTGCAACCCCACGGCCTTCCACCCGCGGTGCTGCACGGTGCCGCGGTAGGGGGGTTTGCCTTGGACATTGCCCGTGAGCTTGACCTCGGCGGGCGAGAAGCCGGCCTCGAGCGTCACTTTGGCGCCCTCTTCCTCGGCGCGCACGGGGGCGATCTTGGCGTGGTCGTGCAGGGCTTTGCGGCAGCCCTCGTGGACGACGCGGACCGCGGCGCCGATGTCGGCGTCGCTGAAGGTGGCGATGTCCTGCTCGAGGAAGTCGACGAGCCGCCCCTCGCGCTGGAGCAGGGCGAGGAGCTGGAGGGCGGAGGTGGTGTCGGGCGGAGCCTCGGCCGCGGGCTTCGGCGCAGGCGCGGGCTTCTCGGGGGCCTTCTCCGGCAGGCGTGCGGGCTCGGGCGGCGGGGGCAGGCCGCGGCGGTCCTTGGCGTGCTCGCGGTAGGCTTGGGCCGCGAACGCGCCGTCGAACAGGACCCGGACGAGGCAGACCCAGGCGAACCACAGCCGGGTGGCGAGAGGGAGAGGGGCGTCGTCGGACACGTTGGAAGGGTAACGCGTCCTGTGCGTGGGTGGCAGTTTCCGGCCTCCATTGATCCGGAGGGGCTGCCAAACGGGCGATCTCTACCGCGTCACGCGCACCGATCGCACCTGCCGCGAATCTGGATCTCGACGTCCTTCTTCCGGAGCGAGCGGGGGATCCCGCGGGTCGCCTTCACCTCGACGATCTCGTCGGGCAGGCAGGTGACCTCGCCGCAGGTATTGCACATGAAGTGCGGGTGCTCGGCGCCGTCGTGCTGGCTCTCCTCGCCGCGCAGCTCGAAGCGCCAGACGTGGTCGCCGATGTCGGTGCGACGGACGAGGCCGGCTTCGGTGAGGTCGATCAGGTTGCGGTAAATGGTCGCGCGGTCCCACCCCTCGGGCGCGAGCTGCTCGGCGAGGTCCCCGTGGCTGATCGGGGTCTTGCACGCGAACAGGCTCCGCAGGACGGCCAGGCGCGGGGCCGTCGCCCGCAGCCCCTTGCCGCGCACCAGCGAGCGCAGGTCGTCGATGGAGTGGTTTTCCGTGGAGCGCGCCATGGACTGACTTACCATCTACCCTGACCCAGCTCCGACCGCAATCTGCGCGCGCGCCGCGCGCCGCCAGCTGCTTCTTCGAACAAGAAAGATCCGAACCGCCCGACATACGTCCAAGGGCGGCCGCGGCGGGCTGGTCTGTGTCTGTCTACTTGCTGCTGCGACGAACTGGATCCGAGGGGACCGTGATGAAGAAGCTCTCTTTGCTGCCTGTTTCGCTCTTGTTGCTCATGGGATGCAGCCACGGCACGACCTTCGTGCGCTCCGACACGACGCTCGGGCGCGTGGTCGTCTACCGCAACGGCGTCGCGTACTTCGAGCGGTACGCCGAGATCGACGACGACAAGCTCCGGCTCTCGGTCCCGGGCGACAAGATCGACGACTTCCTCAAGTCCCTCACCGTCATCGACGCGACCACGGGCAAGCCCGCCCCGATCGCGTACCCCACCTCGGGCTCGGCCTTCGCCGAGCAGGCGCAGTCGCAGGCGCAGTCGCAGGACGGGAGCCCGTACCAGAGCGGCCTCGTCAACATGGAGATCCAGCTCCAGGGGCCGCGCCCGCACAAGCTCTTGCTCTCGTACGTGACCGAGGCGCCCTCGTGGAAGCCGAGCTACCGCGTGGTGCTCGCCAAGGACGGCAAGGTCAAGCTCGAGGGCTGGGCGATCGTCGACAACACCTCGGGCGAGGACTGGAAGGGCGTCAAGCTCGGCGTGGGATCCAGCTCGGCGATGTCGTTCCGCTTCGACCTGCGCTCGGTGCGCATGGTGCAGCGAGAAACTTTGCAGTCCAACGATCTATTCGCGCAGGCGCCGCCGATGGGAGGCGCGAGCTACGGCAACGCGCCCGTGCCCCCGGGCGGCAGGCGCGTGCTCGTCGAGATCGATGACGCCAAGCTCGTCGTTGCGACGCGCAGCGAGCCGAAGCAGGAGGAGACGAAGAAGCGGTCCTTCCAGTCCGTGACCCGGACCGCCCCGACCGCCGGAGGCACACGCGCGTCCCGGACCCCCGTCCCGGCCGAGACGGGCAACATGCAGTTCGATCCCCAGATCCCCGCGCAAGAGCCCAAGGAAGACGCGGCGGGGCTCGGGCGGCTCGCGGGCGCGCTCCGCAACTCGCGCAACCAGGTCGTGGTCGAGGGCTACGCGGACAAGGGCGACGCCGACAAGTACAAGGCCTCGCTCGAGCGTGCGAACAGGGCGCGCGAGCAGCTCATCCGCGGCGGGCTCGATCCGTCGCAGGTCGTGGCCGTGGGCAATGGCGAGCAGGCGGGGCGCCAGGGCGGCGTGCGCATCGTCGAGGCGCCGGCCGAGGAGGGGCAGGGGCAGTTCAAGAACACCGGCGCGCTCGCGCCCGAGGCGCCTGCTTCGACCGAGCCCATCGGCACCTCGCACTTCGAGTCGCAGACGCCGATGACGGTGCCGCGGTTGACCTCGGCGATGGTGTCGATCCTGAGCACGGACACCGAGGGCGAGTTCGTCTACTTCTACGACGCGGAGAGCCCGCGCGGAAACACGACATTCCCGTTCCGCGCGGTGCGGCTCAAGAACCCGACCGACTCGGTGCTCGAGAGCGGGCCCGTGACGGTGTTCGGCGAGGGCCGGTTCATCGGCGAGGGCATGAGCGAGCCCATCCCGGCGCGCTCGTTCGCGTTCGTTCCCTTCGCGCTCGACCGGCAGGTGGTGGTCGAGCGCAAGGAGGAGGCGAAGGACGCGATCGCGCGCATCCTGACCGTGCAGCGCGGCGTGTTCTCGACCGAGGTGAAGCACACGCGCAAGACGACGCTCACGCTGACCAATCGCCTGCAAGACAAGGCCACGGTCTACGTGCGGCACTCGGTGGCGGCGGGCTACAAGCTCGCGAAGGCGCCGAAGTCGCAGGAGCGCATCGGCGAGTCGTATCTGTTCCGCGTCGACCTGCCGCCCAGCGCCAAGGTGGACGTCGAGATCGAGGAGGATACGCCGCTCTTCCGCAGCACCGACATCCGCTCGGACGTGGGGATGGAGATGGTGCGCGTCTACCTCTCCTCGGCCGCCGTCGACGGCAGGCTGAAGGAGTCGGTGGGCAAGCTGCTCGATCTGCAGAAGGAGATGGGCAACCTCGAGCAGCGCATGACGACGATGCGCGAGCAGATGGACGAGTATCGCCAGCGCATGGACGAGCTGCACGCGCAGATCGTGACGCTGAAGGCGGTGAAGAGCGGCGGGCCGCTGATGCAAAGCCTCGAGAAGAAGATGTCGGAGGTGAGCGACCGGCTCTCGAGGGCCACGATTGACCTCGTCGCCTTGCAGGAGAAGATGATGGTCGCGCGGATCCGCTTCCAGGACGGCGTGGCCGAGCTTTCGCTCGACAAGGACGAGCCCGCGCCCGCGACGCCTCCCCGCCCGCAGCCGCCGGTCACGCCCACCGTGACCGCGTCCGCCGCGACGAAGGGCTAGCTCCCTCATCTTGCAAGCGCCTCCGCGCTCGCCCGCCATCGAATCGCCGCCGCGGTTTGGTTGATCGCCGAAATACCGACTTCGTCCTAGCGCTCTCAGCGGATCTCCCCGACCTGTCTTTACAGGTTCTCCCTGACGGGGCTAGGCTGGCCGCTCACACGCGTAACAGGAGTGGCAGCATGAATCCGAGCGGTTTTGGGGGTGGCGGCGGCGGGTATCCGCCCGGTGGTGGGTATCCTCCCGGCGGCGGGTATCCGCCTGGCGGCGGCATGCCTCCTCCTGGTGGCGGTGGCGGTGGCGGTGGCGGCTGGGGGCCTCCGGGCGGCGGAGCTCCTCCTCCCGCGGGCGGTGGCGGCGGCTGGGGACCGCCTCCGGGGGGCGCGCCTCCGGGCGGCGGCGGCGGCTGGGGCCAGCCTCCGGGCGGCGGCGGTTATGGGCCTCCTCCTGGCGGCGGTGGTTATGGGCCTCCTCCTGGCGGCGGCGGTTATGGGGCGCCTCCTGGCGGCGGTGGTTATGGGGCGCCTCCGGGCGGCGGCGGTTATGGCGCGCCCCCTCCGATGGGGATGATGCCCGCGGGGCAGGCTGCGCTCGGCACGCGCGTGCAGTTCAATGGAGACGGCGGCAACCTCTTCAAGACGTACCTGCTCTACGGCGTGGCGCCGCTGCTCGGCGCGTACGTGGTGGCGGGCATTCCGCTCGGGCTCGGCATTGCGCTCGTCGATAGCATCGGCGGTGGCGCCGTCGTGTTCATGCTGATCGGCGCGCTGATCCTCATGGCCGCGCTCGTGATCACGCCGTCGCTCTTCATGCACAAGTTCGAGGAGTTCTACTACGAGGCGATGGTCATCGACGGCCAGCGCGTGCAGTACGTGGGCAAGCTCGGCGAGTTCATGAAGGTGCAGTTCGTCAATCGCCTGCTCATCGGCCTCACCTTCGGCATCTACACGCCGTGGGCGATGGTGAAGACGAAGAAGTTCCTCTGCGAGAACACGCTCGTCAATGGCCAGCCCGGTCGGCTCACGTTCGACGGCGACCCGAGCGCGCTCCTCGGCACGTACCTCGTCGGCTCGATTCTCCTGACCTGCACCCTCGGCATTTACGGTCCGTGGTTCGCGAACAACCTCTTCGCGTTCATGTGGGACAACACCAAGCTCGACGGCCGTCCCTTCCGCTTCCAGAAGGATCCGGGCGGGTTCTTTGGGACGTACCTGCTGGCGATGATCCTGAGCAACGTGACCTGCGGCATCTACCTG includes:
- a CDS encoding DUF2760 domain-containing protein is translated as MSDDAPLPLATRLWFAWVCLVRVLFDGAFAAQAYREHAKDRRGLPPPPEPARLPEKAPEKPAPAPKPAAEAPPDTTSALQLLALLQREGRLVDFLEQDIATFSDADIGAAVRVVHEGCRKALHDHAKIAPVRAEEEGAKVTLEAGFSPAEVKLTGNVQGKPPYRGTVQHRGWKAVGLHLPTPTKGHDPEIIAPAEVEL
- a CDS encoding Hsp70 family protein translates to MSARYVVGIDLGTTHSALAYAELEAEGSRPEVMPIPQLVARGTLEDRTLLPSFYYAAHESEGAQPLPWDAERTFVVGEYARARGVDAPLRLVSSAKSWLSHGGVDRRAAILPQGSPEDVEKISPVEASWRYLEHLAEAWSARHGADGDLSLGNQEVILTVPASFDAAARDLTVEAAGLAGFEDLTLLEEPQAALYAWIDAAGDEWRKHIQPGDVILVVDVGGGTTDFSAIAALEQDGALALTRVAVGDHILLGGDNMDLALAHVARQKLIAEGKELDRWQMIALTHAARVAKERLLSDASIASMPVVVPSRGAKLLGGALRTELTREEITRTLVDGFFPVVAASARPVARPRAGLTQLGLPYASDAAVTRHLAAFLGRHAGALDHVAGFPQKGGPKGALLRPTVLLFNGGVMKGKALSERVVSTLNAWLEADGAPPVRVLPSEDLDLAVARGAAAYGKVRHGKGLRIRGGTARAYYVGIESAVPAVPGVEPPISALCVAPFGMEEGTEAALPPQELGVVVGEPVQFRFFGSSVRRDDQAGTELESWREGELEELAPIEVTLPAEGRRDGDVVPVRLKAQVTEVGTLLLEAVPIAPLKQNERWKVELGVRSPAGETVLEG
- a CDS encoding Fur family transcriptional regulator: MARSTENHSIDDLRSLVRGKGLRATAPRLAVLRSLFACKTPISHGDLAEQLAPEGWDRATIYRNLIDLTEAGLVRRTDIGDHVWRFELRGEESQHDGAEHPHFMCNTCGEVTCLPDEIVEVKATRGIPRSLRKKDVEIQIRGRCDRCA
- a CDS encoding DUF4139 domain-containing protein, with protein sequence MKKLSLLPVSLLLLMGCSHGTTFVRSDTTLGRVVVYRNGVAYFERYAEIDDDKLRLSVPGDKIDDFLKSLTVIDATTGKPAPIAYPTSGSAFAEQAQSQAQSQDGSPYQSGLVNMEIQLQGPRPHKLLLSYVTEAPSWKPSYRVVLAKDGKVKLEGWAIVDNTSGEDWKGVKLGVGSSSAMSFRFDLRSVRMVQRETLQSNDLFAQAPPMGGASYGNAPVPPGGRRVLVEIDDAKLVVATRSEPKQEETKKRSFQSVTRTAPTAGGTRASRTPVPAETGNMQFDPQIPAQEPKEDAAGLGRLAGALRNSRNQVVVEGYADKGDADKYKASLERANRAREQLIRGGLDPSQVVAVGNGEQAGRQGGVRIVEAPAEEGQGQFKNTGALAPEAPASTEPIGTSHFESQTPMTVPRLTSAMVSILSTDTEGEFVYFYDAESPRGNTTFPFRAVRLKNPTDSVLESGPVTVFGEGRFIGEGMSEPIPARSFAFVPFALDRQVVVERKEEAKDAIARILTVQRGVFSTEVKHTRKTTLTLTNRLQDKATVYVRHSVAAGYKLAKAPKSQERIGESYLFRVDLPPSAKVDVEIEEDTPLFRSTDIRSDVGMEMVRVYLSSAAVDGRLKESVGKLLDLQKEMGNLEQRMTTMREQMDEYRQRMDELHAQIVTLKAVKSGGPLMQSLEKKMSEVSDRLSRATIDLVALQEKMMVARIRFQDGVAELSLDKDEPAPATPPRPQPPVTPTVTASAATKG
- a CDS encoding Hsp70 family protein, whose protein sequence is MRRIVGIDLGTTHTVVAWADPAGSSPPRIFPIPQLVSASEVEALDLLPSFLYAPIAGEALPDPLGDAPWVIGAHARRRGGEVPGRLVASSKSWLAHAAVDRTAAILPWGAPEDAEDLPRVSPVDAGARILAHVRRAWNEAFLAHPLEEQEVILTVPASFDEDARELTVEAARRAGLSVRLLEEPQAAFYDYLGRAAEGELDALCRRSGGEALVLVCDVGGGTTDLSLIRVRPGMNGASPEVERVAVGRHLLLGGDNMDLALAHLCEARLVTPPDRLPPGRFGQLVLACRAAKERLLGDDPPDEVPVTVLGAGARLIGGALTTRLSREEAERVVLDGFLPPAGREDRPRRGGSALVAFGLPYERDVAITRHVAHFFARHAPGATAPGALLLNGGVFRAKRIVEKLAEAIARWGGVSPDILPHTDPDLAVARGAVAYGLSLLGRGVRIAGGAPRGYYVGLGARAGEARTAVCVVPRGAREGARYEAVGRTFSLTVGRPVRFDLFTSDEANDAPGAVVTVDRERFGALPPLATAFDPGTKPGEVLVSLAGELSAIGTLDLACVEANAESPRRFRLAFQLREPVAAEPEEAAPSSRKARPGSIAGAGRGRRLEEAREAIERVYGKGRSDVAPRAVKDLVRELERILGDRAAWTAELNRALYDVLWAHHKGRRRSADHERVFWQLAGYCLRPGFGHPLDTERAAGLFSLFHERIAFAQESRTWQHFWIAWRRVAGGLDEAAQLALREVIDPFLAPAEKRMKKPKGVRAEPIADVVDLGSSLERVPPGRRSELGSWLLERTWTERDPRIWAAIGRLGARVPAYASAHHVVSPSVAERWLDHLLREKWNEMPSAQRAAMEMARVTGDRARDVSERVRKDVERRLAATGAREEWLRAVREYVPVEESDRAAFFGEGLPVGIRLVE
- a CDS encoding DUF898 family protein; protein product: MNPSGFGGGGGGYPPGGGYPPGGGYPPGGGMPPPGGGGGGGGGWGPPGGGAPPPAGGGGGWGPPPGGAPPGGGGGWGQPPGGGGYGPPPGGGGYGPPPGGGGYGAPPGGGGYGAPPGGGGYGAPPPMGMMPAGQAALGTRVQFNGDGGNLFKTYLLYGVAPLLGAYVVAGIPLGLGIALVDSIGGGAVVFMLIGALILMAALVITPSLFMHKFEEFYYEAMVIDGQRVQYVGKLGEFMKVQFVNRLLIGLTFGIYTPWAMVKTKKFLCENTLVNGQPGRLTFDGDPSALLGTYLVGSILLTCTLGIYGPWFANNLFAFMWDNTKLDGRPFRFQKDPGGFFGTYLLAMILSNVTCGIYLPWGICNILKWEAERVT